A genomic region of Photobacterium swingsii contains the following coding sequences:
- the cpxA gene encoding envelope stress sensor histidine kinase CpxA: MRRPLFSSLYGRIFAVFWLTLFLVVITLLLLPNLDPRAQHTIPEPQIFKLNQTAERISNRISAMPGELNRKLNSITRHDRHDGARVYFTTLDGEVIAPHGRNKALRNFVTIADSPEAPRQKLYGRWMMAGPFAISDNNQQALMYVGRFWREKPPFFIQILDKPFQLLLLTMLVSTPLLLWLAWAISRPARRLQQAAERVATGQFSPDPKLEQGSVEFQQAGASFNQMVQAINQMIGGQQRLLSDISHELRSPLTRLRMATALAQRKQGESKELSRIDTEAERLEQMISELLELSRMQVNSHQQRETSDAHSLWFEMLEDAQFEAEQCQKTLSYNPLQAWPISGNPNLLISAVENVVRNAIKYGDNVIQVQIVPVEHQLMITVDDNGEGVPDDELNDIFRPFYRVSTARDRSSGGTGLGLAITESAIRQHSGTIVASRSPLGGLRMSITLPLNT; the protein is encoded by the coding sequence ATGCGTCGACCATTATTTTCCAGCTTATACGGCCGTATCTTTGCCGTATTTTGGTTAACGCTATTTTTAGTCGTTATTACACTCCTGCTCTTGCCCAATCTCGATCCTAGAGCGCAGCACACGATTCCCGAGCCACAGATTTTTAAATTGAATCAAACGGCAGAGCGAATATCCAACCGCATCAGTGCCATGCCCGGTGAGCTAAACCGTAAACTTAACAGCATTACACGCCATGATCGTCATGATGGTGCACGGGTTTACTTCACTACCCTTGATGGCGAAGTCATTGCACCACACGGCCGTAATAAAGCATTACGCAATTTCGTGACCATTGCCGATAGCCCCGAGGCTCCCCGACAAAAACTCTATGGCCGCTGGATGATGGCCGGGCCTTTTGCCATTAGCGATAACAATCAGCAAGCTTTAATGTATGTCGGACGTTTTTGGCGTGAGAAACCGCCCTTTTTCATTCAAATATTAGACAAGCCGTTCCAGCTACTCTTGTTGACCATGCTGGTGAGCACTCCCTTATTACTCTGGCTCGCCTGGGCCATCAGTCGTCCAGCCCGCCGTTTACAGCAAGCCGCTGAACGCGTGGCAACAGGCCAGTTTTCCCCGGATCCCAAACTAGAACAAGGCTCAGTCGAATTTCAGCAAGCTGGTGCTAGCTTCAACCAAATGGTGCAGGCGATCAATCAAATGATTGGTGGCCAACAACGCTTGCTATCCGACATCTCACATGAGCTACGCTCGCCACTCACTCGCTTACGTATGGCCACCGCACTCGCACAACGCAAACAAGGGGAAAGCAAAGAACTATCACGTATCGATACGGAAGCTGAACGCTTAGAGCAAATGATCAGTGAACTACTAGAACTATCGCGAATGCAGGTCAATAGCCACCAACAGCGTGAAACGTCAGATGCCCATTCATTGTGGTTCGAGATGTTAGAAGATGCCCAGTTTGAAGCAGAGCAATGCCAGAAAACACTGAGCTACAATCCACTGCAAGCATGGCCGATCAGCGGCAACCCGAACCTGTTAATCAGTGCGGTTGAGAATGTGGTGCGTAACGCGATTAAGTACGGCGATAACGTGATTCAAGTCCAGATAGTCCCCGTTGAGCACCAGTTAATGATCACCGTAGATGACAACGGTGAAGGCGTACCAGACGATGAACTCAATGACATCTTCAGGCCTTTCTATCGAGTCTCAACTGCGCGTGATCGCAGCAGTGGCGGTACGGGCTTAGGGCTCGCAATTACAGAAAGTGCGATTCGTCAGCATAGCGGCACGATAGTCGCAAGCCGTAGTCCACTGGGTGGATTACGTATGAGCATTACCTTACCGCTGAACACTTAG
- a CDS encoding response regulator, whose product MAKILLVDDDTELTSLLTDILELEGFEVCEANNGEEGLAKVDDSIDLILLDVMMPKLNGTEMLRRLRENYAIPVMMLTAKGEEIDRVIGLELGADDYLPKPFSDRELLARMRAILRRTQTSTNATQVQSDCLRSQGIEVYPGRQEVICQGQLIEMTGTELALLSYLIQHPGKIIAKEELSLEVLGKRLAPFDRAIDMHVSNLRKKLPEREDGKARIKTLRGKGYLLVDDQ is encoded by the coding sequence ATGGCAAAAATTCTACTGGTTGATGACGATACGGAACTGACCTCCCTACTCACCGATATTCTAGAACTGGAAGGCTTTGAGGTGTGTGAAGCCAATAATGGTGAAGAGGGGCTCGCAAAAGTGGATGACAGCATAGATCTCATTTTGCTGGATGTCATGATGCCTAAACTCAACGGCACAGAGATGCTACGCCGCTTGCGAGAGAATTACGCCATTCCTGTCATGATGCTCACCGCCAAAGGGGAAGAGATTGATAGGGTTATTGGGTTAGAGCTTGGCGCTGATGATTACCTCCCTAAGCCGTTTAGCGATCGGGAGCTGTTAGCCCGTATGCGTGCTATTTTGCGCCGCACCCAAACCAGCACCAATGCCACACAAGTGCAGTCTGATTGCTTACGTAGCCAAGGCATTGAGGTCTACCCAGGCCGCCAAGAAGTGATCTGTCAGGGACAATTGATAGAGATGACAGGCACGGAGCTGGCCTTATTGAGCTACTTAATCCAGCATCCGGGGAAAATCATAGCCAAAGAAGAACTCAGTCTAGAAGTACTCGGCAAACGCTTGGCACCTTTTGATCGTGCTATTGATATGCACGTATCGAATTTACGTAAAAAACTCCCCGAGCGCGAAGATGGTAAAGCACGGATTAAAACCTTGCGTGGTAAAGGCTACTTATTGGTCGATGACCAATAA
- a CDS encoding CpxP family protein, with the protein MKSFKKTLAMAIVLPLALGSASAMAYGGGKGHHGGKGGCGMDGGKKMFRELDLTSEQKAQMKTLRESHREQRQANSDNRDARRASHQQMQQLLLADSFNEAEVRQLAQQMSEQQLDHRVAMLKNRHDMLNILTAEQKTKLQELQSERMAKCDAHRDAKSN; encoded by the coding sequence ATGAAAAGCTTTAAGAAAACCTTAGCCATGGCAATCGTACTTCCTTTAGCGCTGGGCTCTGCATCAGCAATGGCTTACGGTGGTGGTAAAGGTCATCACGGTGGTAAAGGCGGTTGCGGTATGGATGGCGGCAAAAAAATGTTCCGTGAATTGGATCTGACCAGTGAGCAGAAAGCGCAAATGAAAACACTGCGTGAAAGCCACCGCGAACAACGCCAAGCTAACAGCGATAACCGTGATGCACGCCGAGCATCCCATCAACAAATGCAGCAACTGCTACTGGCTGATAGCTTCAACGAAGCCGAAGTACGTCAACTAGCACAGCAAATGTCAGAGCAGCAGCTGGATCACCGTGTCGCTATGCTGAAAAATCGTCACGACATGTTGAATATCTTGACCGCAGAGCAAAAGACCAAGCTGCAAGAATTGCAAAGTGAGCGTATGGCGAAGTGTGATGCTCACCGTGATGCAAAATCGAACTGA
- the pfkA gene encoding 6-phosphofructokinase: protein MIKKIGVLTSGGDAPGMNAAVRGVVRAALSEGLEVFGIYDGYQGLHQNRIEQLTRTSVSDVINKGGTFLGSARFPEFKDVKVREQAIENLKLHGIDALVVIGGDGSYMGAKKLTEMGYPCIGIPGTIDNDVAGTDYTIGYLTALNTVIDAIDRLRDTSSSHQRISIVEVMGRHCGDLTLMSAIAGGCEYIITPETGLDKEALIEKINEGIAKGKKHAIVALTELMTDANELAKYIEDQTGRETRATVLGHIQRGGQPTAFDRILASRMGAYSVDLLLQGEGGRCVGIQNEQMVHHDIIDAIENMKRPVRKDLYAVADKLF from the coding sequence ATGATTAAGAAGATTGGTGTTTTGACCAGTGGTGGTGACGCACCTGGTATGAATGCAGCGGTTCGCGGTGTTGTTCGTGCAGCGCTATCGGAAGGCCTAGAAGTATTCGGTATTTACGACGGCTACCAAGGCCTTCACCAAAACCGTATCGAGCAATTAACGCGTACTAGCGTGTCTGATGTGATCAACAAAGGCGGTACATTCTTAGGCTCAGCACGATTTCCTGAGTTCAAAGATGTCAAAGTACGTGAGCAAGCTATTGAGAACTTGAAACTACACGGTATCGACGCCTTGGTTGTTATCGGTGGTGATGGTTCGTACATGGGTGCGAAGAAGCTAACTGAAATGGGTTACCCATGTATCGGTATTCCTGGCACGATCGATAACGACGTAGCGGGTACGGATTACACTATCGGTTACTTAACAGCACTTAATACTGTTATTGACGCGATTGACCGTCTACGTGACACATCATCTTCTCACCAACGTATTTCTATTGTTGAAGTGATGGGTCGTCACTGTGGTGATCTTACGCTAATGTCTGCGATTGCGGGTGGCTGTGAGTACATCATCACACCTGAAACAGGCCTAGATAAAGAAGCTTTGATTGAGAAAATCAATGAAGGTATCGCGAAAGGTAAAAAACACGCTATCGTTGCACTGACTGAATTGATGACAGATGCAAATGAACTGGCTAAATACATTGAAGACCAAACTGGCCGTGAAACACGCGCGACGGTTTTGGGTCACATTCAACGTGGTGGTCAGCCAACAGCCTTCGACCGTATCCTAGCGTCACGCATGGGTGCTTACTCGGTTGATCTTCTGCTACAAGGCGAAGGTGGCCGTTGTGTGGGCATTCAGAACGAACAAATGGTTCACCACGACATCATCGATGCGATTGAAAACATGAAACGTCCAGTGCGTAAAGACCTTTACGCAGTAGCAGACAAGTTGTTCTAA
- the tpiA gene encoding triose-phosphate isomerase, whose product MRHPVVMGNWKLNGSKEMVSDLLKGLNAELEGVQGVDVAVAPPALYIDLAEREIAAGGNKIILGAQNTDLNNSGAFTGDMSPAMLKDFGASHIIIGHSERREYHAESDEFVAKKFAFLKENGLTPVLCIGESEAQNEAGETVAVCARQIDAVINTQGVEALEGAIIAYEPIWAIGTGKAATAEDAQRIHAQIRAHIAEKSEEIAKKVVIQYGGSVKPENAASYFAQPDIDGALVGGAALDAKGFAAIAKAAAEAKA is encoded by the coding sequence ATGCGCCATCCTGTAGTTATGGGTAACTGGAAGCTAAACGGTAGCAAGGAAATGGTCTCTGACCTTCTTAAAGGCCTTAACGCTGAACTAGAAGGTGTTCAAGGTGTTGACGTTGCCGTTGCTCCACCAGCGCTATACATCGACCTAGCTGAGCGTGAAATCGCAGCGGGCGGTAACAAGATCATTCTTGGTGCACAGAATACTGATCTAAACAACAGCGGTGCTTTCACTGGTGATATGTCTCCAGCGATGCTGAAAGACTTCGGTGCAAGCCACATCATCATCGGTCACTCTGAGCGTCGTGAATACCACGCTGAGTCTGACGAGTTCGTTGCTAAGAAATTCGCTTTCCTTAAAGAAAACGGCCTAACACCTGTTCTTTGTATCGGTGAGTCTGAAGCACAAAACGAAGCTGGCGAAACAGTTGCAGTATGTGCACGCCAAATCGACGCTGTGATCAACACACAAGGTGTTGAAGCTCTTGAAGGCGCTATCATCGCTTACGAACCAATCTGGGCGATCGGTACAGGTAAAGCAGCAACAGCTGAAGATGCACAACGCATCCACGCACAAATTCGTGCTCACATCGCAGAGAAATCTGAAGAAATCGCGAAGAAAGTTGTTATCCAATACGGCGGTTCTGTTAAACCAGAAAACGCAGCGTCATACTTCGCACAACCAGATATCGATGGTGCGCTAGTAGGCGGTGCAGCACTTGACGCGAAAGGCTTTGCCGCTATCGCTAAAGCAGCTGCTGAAGCTAAAGCATAA
- a CDS encoding 5-carboxymethyl-2-hydroxymuconate Delta-isomerase, whose product MPNLVVEYADPVAERVNVAGLLDDLHRVMLASGLFEADAVKTRAYPCHNWLIGEDGVKQTFIHIELSLLSGRTVEQKRLLTREVMAELEKHAADINSLTIDVRDMDPETFLKVSA is encoded by the coding sequence ATGCCAAATCTTGTGGTGGAGTATGCCGATCCTGTCGCTGAACGCGTCAATGTGGCTGGCTTGCTGGATGATTTACACAGGGTGATGTTGGCCAGTGGTTTGTTTGAAGCCGATGCCGTCAAAACGCGTGCTTATCCTTGCCATAACTGGTTGATTGGTGAAGACGGTGTTAAACAAACGTTTATCCACATTGAGCTCAGCTTATTATCTGGGCGAACGGTAGAGCAAAAGCGTCTTTTAACACGAGAAGTAATGGCTGAACTGGAAAAACATGCCGCTGACATTAATAGTTTAACGATTGATGTGCGCGACATGGATCCTGAGACCTTCTTGAAAGTTAGCGCGTAA
- a CDS encoding DUF3135 domain-containing protein, protein MMPDQTTAHLAQSSQKAQTLPSFDELKTLAEQDPEALEALRITMSQDIIDNASQAMQPRLQAQLSHINQVIATGKNPNHVNVLLRKELHRQFVRFSQALTAPETIKHQQADIKPFCRPTPTS, encoded by the coding sequence ATGATGCCAGACCAAACAACCGCGCATTTAGCCCAATCTTCTCAGAAAGCACAGACTCTACCGAGTTTTGACGAACTCAAGACCTTGGCAGAACAAGATCCGGAGGCGTTAGAAGCCCTACGCATCACGATGAGCCAAGATATCATTGATAACGCCAGTCAAGCAATGCAACCCCGCCTGCAGGCCCAGCTAAGCCATATCAATCAAGTGATTGCGACAGGAAAGAACCCGAATCATGTTAACGTGCTGCTGCGCAAAGAGCTTCACAGGCAATTCGTACGCTTTTCACAGGCGCTAACAGCACCAGAGACAATCAAACATCAGCAGGCTGACATCAAGCCATTTTGCCGCCCCACTCCAACCTCTTAA
- a CDS encoding ferredoxin--NADP reductase translates to MADWIPAEVINNRHWNNDLFSLTLRANIEPFKAGQFTKLGLEIDGKMIQRAYSFVNPPSDNTIEIYATRVADGLLSPRLHQLEAGDHVYVSARATGYFMLSEVPQGEHLWLLATGTAIGPYLSMLREKEVWQRFRKIVLVHAVRYAADLSYQAEINALKEQYPDQLIVQPFVSREPAMLSLPGRIPLAIADGLLERHVGLTLSAEQSQVMLCGNPEMVRDTKAALEQKGLAKNLRRAPGQITMEHYW, encoded by the coding sequence ATGGCTGACTGGATCCCCGCGGAAGTCATAAACAATCGTCATTGGAATAACGATTTGTTTAGTCTAACGTTACGAGCAAATATCGAGCCCTTTAAAGCAGGGCAATTTACGAAACTCGGTTTAGAAATCGACGGCAAGATGATCCAGCGGGCTTATTCATTTGTTAACCCACCCAGCGACAACACCATAGAAATTTACGCCACACGCGTCGCCGATGGTCTGCTCTCCCCGCGCCTTCATCAGCTTGAAGCAGGTGATCACGTTTACGTTTCAGCACGAGCAACGGGCTACTTCATGCTCAGTGAAGTACCTCAGGGTGAGCATCTGTGGCTACTTGCTACAGGCACTGCCATCGGCCCTTATCTATCCATGCTCCGCGAAAAAGAAGTATGGCAACGCTTTCGTAAAATTGTGTTAGTTCACGCCGTCCGCTATGCGGCCGACCTGAGTTACCAAGCCGAAATCAATGCGCTAAAAGAACAATATCCCGATCAATTAATTGTACAGCCATTTGTCAGTCGCGAACCGGCCATGCTGTCATTACCCGGCCGGATCCCACTGGCGATTGCCGATGGGCTACTCGAACGTCATGTTGGATTAACGCTTAGCGCCGAGCAAAGTCAAGTTATGCTATGCGGTAACCCTGAAATGGTACGAGATACTAAAGCAGCCTTAGAACAAAAAGGCTTAGCGAAAAATTTACGTCGAGCACCAGGACAAATTACGATGGAACACTACTGGTAA
- a CDS encoding helix-turn-helix transcriptional regulator, with protein MKTIDKILQRMKREGDVTAKELAQELSLTTMGVRQHLQGLEESGLVDFHDVKVKVGRPTRHWRLTAQGHSQFTDRHGDLIIQMLDSVEDLFGSTGLEKVINQREQQTFTQYQQALAKCENLKEKLELLTTLREQEGYMAELLHDEQGYLLVENHCPICHAAKRCPSLCQSELNVFQRLLGNEYLVERNDHIIAGERRCAYRIMNN; from the coding sequence ATGAAAACAATCGATAAAATTCTTCAACGAATGAAGCGTGAAGGTGATGTCACCGCCAAGGAGCTGGCACAAGAGTTAAGCCTGACCACCATGGGCGTACGCCAACACCTCCAAGGGCTAGAAGAGTCTGGTCTGGTTGATTTTCACGATGTAAAAGTAAAAGTGGGTCGTCCTACTCGCCACTGGCGCTTAACCGCCCAAGGGCACAGTCAATTCACGGATCGTCATGGTGATTTGATCATTCAAATGCTCGACTCTGTCGAAGACTTATTTGGCTCGACTGGCTTGGAAAAAGTGATCAATCAGCGTGAGCAACAAACATTCACCCAATACCAACAAGCACTAGCAAAGTGTGAAAATTTAAAAGAAAAACTCGAATTACTGACTACACTCAGGGAGCAGGAAGGCTACATGGCTGAGCTGCTACACGATGAGCAAGGCTACCTGCTGGTTGAAAACCACTGCCCTATTTGCCACGCTGCAAAACGTTGCCCATCGCTGTGTCAGTCAGAATTGAATGTCTTCCAACGCTTATTGGGAAATGAATACCTTGTCGAAAGGAACGACCACATTATCGCCGGAGAGAGGCGTTGCGCTTATCGAATCATGAACAATTAG
- the glpX gene encoding class II fructose-bisphosphatase — MKRDLAMAFSRVTEGAALAGYKWLGRGDKNAADGAAVEVMRTLLNQTEIEGEIVIGEGEIDEAPMLYIGEKVGLGGDAVDIAVDPIEGTRMTAMGQNNALAVLAAGEKGSFLKAPDMYMEKLVVGPGAKGAIDLDKPLSENLENIAAALGKTLDSLVVTTLAKPRHDQVIADMQAMGVRVFAFPDGDVAASILTCMPDSEVDVMYCIGGAPEGVVSAAAIRALGGDMHGRLIPRHQVKEDNEENRRLGQIEIDRCGEMGIEPNKLLRMEDMAQSDNVIFAGTGITKGDLLEGISRQGDMATTETLLIRGKCRTIRRIKSTHYLSRKDDAIKGHII; from the coding sequence ATGAAACGCGATTTAGCGATGGCATTTTCCCGTGTCACTGAAGGTGCCGCACTGGCAGGCTACAAATGGCTTGGCCGTGGTGACAAAAACGCTGCCGATGGCGCAGCAGTTGAAGTTATGCGTACCCTTCTTAATCAAACTGAGATTGAAGGTGAAATCGTTATTGGTGAAGGTGAGATCGATGAAGCACCTATGCTCTACATTGGTGAGAAAGTCGGTTTGGGCGGTGATGCTGTCGATATCGCCGTTGACCCAATCGAAGGCACTCGCATGACAGCGATGGGACAAAACAACGCATTGGCGGTACTTGCAGCTGGCGAAAAAGGCTCTTTTCTTAAAGCACCAGACATGTACATGGAAAAATTGGTTGTTGGCCCTGGCGCAAAAGGGGCGATTGACCTTGATAAACCACTGAGTGAAAACCTAGAAAATATTGCAGCAGCACTGGGTAAAACACTGGATTCATTAGTTGTGACGACACTGGCAAAACCGCGTCATGACCAAGTGATCGCCGACATGCAAGCCATGGGTGTACGCGTCTTCGCTTTCCCTGATGGCGATGTTGCCGCTTCTATCCTAACTTGTATGCCAGACAGCGAAGTCGATGTCATGTACTGCATCGGTGGTGCACCTGAAGGTGTTGTTTCAGCAGCCGCGATTCGCGCGCTTGGCGGTGACATGCACGGTCGTCTGATCCCTCGCCATCAAGTAAAAGAAGACAACGAAGAGAACCGTCGTCTTGGTCAAATTGAAATTGACCGTTGTGGTGAGATGGGTATCGAACCTAACAAGCTACTGCGTATGGAAGACATGGCGCAAAGCGATAACGTCATTTTCGCTGGTACAGGTATCACTAAAGGTGACCTGCTTGAAGGCATCAGCCGCCAAGGCGACATGGCGACAACCGAAACCCTACTTATTCGCGGTAAGTGCCGTACTATTCGTCGCATTAAATCGACGCACTACTTATCACGCAAAGATGATGCGATCAAAGGTCACATCATCTAA
- the glpK gene encoding glycerol kinase GlpK, whose protein sequence is MTTEQKYIVALDQGTTSSRAVVLDHNANIVCTSQREFTQIYPKAGWVEHDPLEIYATQSSTLVEVLAKAGIRSDQVAGIGITNQRETTIVWNKNTGKPVYNAIVWQCRRTADICEGLKGEGLEEYIRDNTGLVVDPYFSGTKIKWILDNVEGAREEAEAGNLLFGTVDTWLIWKMTQGRVHVTDYTNASRTMVFNINTLQWDEKLLKALDIPLSMMPEVKPSSEVYGQTNIGGKGGTRIPISGIAGDQQAALFGQMCVEQGQAKNTYGTGCFLLMNTGKEKVTSHNGLLTTLACGPKGDVAYALEGAVFMGGASVQWLRDEVKLLSDASDSEYFAEKVGSANGVYVVPAFTGLGAPYWDPYARGAIVGLTRGVNSNHIIRATLESVAYQTRDVLDAMQADSGIKLASLRVDGGAVANNFLMQFQSDILNTEVHRPVVTEVTALGAAYLAGLAVGFWDSIDELQDKAVLDRNFLPCANDKKRDRRYRGWQRAVECAKGWAIDEDYDDE, encoded by the coding sequence ATGACCACTGAGCAAAAGTACATTGTTGCACTTGATCAGGGTACGACTAGTTCCCGCGCGGTTGTGCTGGATCACAACGCCAATATCGTCTGTACGTCCCAACGTGAATTCACTCAAATTTACCCTAAAGCCGGCTGGGTTGAGCACGATCCACTCGAGATCTACGCAACCCAAAGCTCAACCTTAGTGGAAGTGCTAGCCAAAGCGGGTATCCGTTCCGACCAAGTCGCGGGTATCGGTATCACTAACCAACGTGAAACCACCATTGTTTGGAATAAGAATACAGGTAAGCCTGTTTACAATGCGATTGTATGGCAATGCCGCCGTACAGCTGATATTTGTGAAGGCCTGAAAGGTGAAGGGTTAGAAGAGTATATCCGTGACAACACAGGTCTAGTGGTTGACCCGTATTTCTCGGGTACCAAGATCAAATGGATCTTAGATAACGTTGAAGGTGCACGCGAAGAAGCAGAAGCCGGAAATCTCTTATTCGGTACCGTGGATACTTGGCTGATCTGGAAGATGACTCAGGGACGTGTTCACGTGACTGACTACACCAATGCGTCACGCACCATGGTGTTTAATATCAATACCCTACAGTGGGATGAAAAACTACTCAAAGCACTCGACATTCCATTGTCTATGATGCCAGAAGTGAAACCATCTTCTGAAGTCTATGGCCAAACCAACATTGGTGGTAAAGGCGGTACACGTATTCCAATTTCAGGTATTGCTGGAGACCAACAAGCCGCACTATTTGGTCAAATGTGTGTGGAACAAGGCCAAGCAAAGAACACCTATGGGACAGGCTGTTTCTTGCTGATGAATACAGGCAAAGAAAAAGTAACCTCGCACAATGGTCTACTGACAACGCTCGCCTGCGGACCGAAAGGCGATGTGGCTTACGCATTGGAAGGCGCAGTCTTTATGGGCGGTGCATCAGTACAATGGCTGCGTGATGAAGTGAAACTACTAAGTGATGCTAGCGATTCTGAATACTTTGCTGAAAAAGTAGGCAGTGCAAATGGCGTATACGTCGTACCAGCCTTCACAGGATTAGGCGCACCTTACTGGGACCCGTATGCACGTGGCGCAATTGTCGGCTTAACACGTGGCGTTAACTCTAACCACATCATTCGTGCAACGCTAGAAAGCGTCGCTTACCAAACCCGTGACGTATTAGATGCAATGCAAGCGGACTCTGGCATCAAGCTCGCTAGTCTACGTGTCGATGGGGGTGCAGTGGCCAACAACTTCCTGATGCAGTTCCAATCTGACATCCTTAACACTGAAGTACACCGCCCTGTCGTCACCGAAGTCACAGCACTGGGTGCAGCTTACCTTGCCGGTCTTGCTGTCGGTTTCTGGGACAGTATCGACGAACTACAAGACAAAGCGGTACTCGATCGAAACTTCCTACCTTGTGCCAACGACAAGAAACGTGATCGCCGCTACCGTGGTTGGCAACGTGCAGTTGAATGTGCCAAAGGCTGGGCCATTGATGAAGACTATGACGACGAATAA
- a CDS encoding MIP/aquaporin family protein, whose translation MTNSKQHTLLGECIAEFIGTGLLIFFGVGCVAALVLTSAEFGQWEVSIMWGFGVALAIYCTAGVSGAHINPAVTIALALFHGFDKRKVGPYIVAQVLGAFCSAALIYALYSNLFTEFEAANQIVRGSEASLATAGIFSTYPNAALSFGGAFAVEFVITAVLMFAILAIGDDKNGAPRGAMGPLLIGILIAVIGGSLGPLTGFAMNPARDFGPKFFAFMAGWGDMALTGGKDIPYMIVPILAPIFGACFGGWLYPKVIGTYLPGNNCTLPNKCEGDAEQETASA comes from the coding sequence ATGACCAACTCAAAACAACACACCCTCCTCGGAGAGTGTATCGCTGAGTTTATAGGAACAGGTTTGCTGATCTTCTTCGGCGTCGGATGTGTCGCTGCGCTTGTATTAACAAGTGCAGAATTCGGCCAGTGGGAAGTCAGTATCATGTGGGGCTTTGGTGTGGCACTTGCTATCTACTGTACTGCAGGTGTCTCCGGTGCTCATATTAACCCAGCGGTAACTATCGCACTGGCACTCTTCCACGGCTTTGATAAACGCAAAGTCGGCCCGTACATTGTGGCCCAAGTACTTGGTGCTTTCTGTTCGGCGGCTCTTATCTACGCACTTTACAGCAACCTATTTACCGAATTCGAAGCCGCGAATCAGATCGTCCGAGGCAGTGAAGCTAGCCTTGCAACCGCAGGCATCTTCTCGACTTACCCTAATGCAGCCCTCTCTTTTGGTGGTGCATTTGCAGTTGAGTTCGTGATCACAGCCGTACTGATGTTCGCCATTCTAGCCATTGGTGATGATAAAAACGGTGCACCACGTGGTGCAATGGGCCCACTATTGATTGGTATTCTAATCGCCGTTATCGGTGGCTCTTTAGGTCCACTGACTGGGTTTGCAATGAACCCAGCGCGTGACTTTGGCCCTAAATTCTTTGCCTTTATGGCGGGATGGGGTGACATGGCGCTCACGGGCGGTAAAGATATCCCATACATGATAGTCCCAATTCTAGCGCCTATCTTCGGTGCATGTTTTGGTGGCTGGTTATACCCTAAAGTGATTGGTACCTACCTACCGGGCAACAACTGTACGTTACCAAACAAATGCGAAGGCGATGCCGAGCAAGAAACGGCCAGTGCTTAA
- the zapB gene encoding cell division protein ZapB, translating to MSLEMLEKLESKVQMAVDTISLLQMEIEELKEQKDSLAMEAQELRSSREELVQDNEKLRNDHNAWQDRVRNLLGKMEGVE from the coding sequence ATGTCATTAGAAATGTTGGAAAAGCTAGAATCAAAAGTACAAATGGCGGTTGATACAATTTCTCTGCTACAAATGGAAATTGAAGAACTAAAAGAACAAAAAGATAGCCTAGCAATGGAAGCGCAAGAATTACGTTCAAGCCGTGAAGAGCTTGTACAAGATAACGAAAAGCTTCGTAACGACCATAACGCATGGCAAGATCGTGTGCGTAACCTGCTAGGTAAAATGGAAGGCGTAGAGTAA
- the rraA gene encoding ribonuclease E activity regulator RraA gives MEYNTSELCDIYLDKVDVVEPMFSSYGGRSSFGGQVTTVKCFEDNALIHTVLEQEGAGRVLLIDGGGSLRRALIDAELAQLAADNEWEGIIVYGSVRHVDDLDELDLGIHALASIPVGADEQGVGEVDVAVNFGGVTFLPEDHIYADNTGVILSQDPLDID, from the coding sequence ATGGAATACAACACCTCAGAGCTATGCGATATCTACCTAGATAAAGTGGATGTGGTAGAGCCTATGTTCAGCTCTTACGGTGGTCGCAGCTCATTTGGCGGCCAAGTCACCACAGTGAAATGTTTTGAAGACAATGCTTTAATTCATACCGTCTTAGAACAAGAGGGCGCTGGTCGCGTACTACTGATTGATGGTGGCGGTTCATTACGCCGAGCACTGATTGATGCAGAACTTGCTCAACTGGCTGCTGATAATGAATGGGAAGGGATTATTGTGTATGGCAGTGTTCGCCATGTCGATGATCTTGATGAACTCGATCTCGGTATTCACGCACTAGCCTCTATCCCAGTGGGAGCAGATGAGCAAGGTGTCGGTGAAGTGGATGTGGCGGTGAACTTTGGTGGGGTGACCTTCTTGCCTGAAGATCATATCTATGCCGATAATACGGGTGTGATCTTATCGCAAGACCCGCTCGATATCGACTAA